The following coding sequences are from one Dehalococcoidia bacterium window:
- a CDS encoding zinc-binding alcohol dehydrogenase family protein, translating into MKAAVYYETGGPEVFRYEEMPDPVCAPRTIVARVEAVSIEGGDVLHRAGGEMAGRPHIVGYQCAGTIIEAGEGVTERHVGQRVVITVPYGSHAEKVMVGARGSWLVPDGMDIRTAACIPIPFGTADDCLFEFGRLQAGESVLIQGGGGGVGLAAIQLAKRAGATVLATASSDEKLERLHAFGMDTGINYRERELVPAVQEATGGRGVDLVVDPVGTTLQGSLACLAYRGRCITVGNMGRSDRRLDVSNLARGNQTLTGVFLGAEMQGERVQQLIARHIADVAAGKLEVVIDRTFPLSAAAAAHAYIESRSAFGRVLLIP; encoded by the coding sequence ATGAAAGCAGCGGTGTACTACGAGACGGGCGGGCCGGAGGTCTTCCGCTACGAGGAGATGCCGGACCCGGTCTGCGCGCCGCGCACGATCGTGGCGAGGGTTGAGGCGGTAAGCATCGAGGGCGGCGACGTGCTGCACCGCGCCGGCGGCGAGATGGCCGGACGGCCGCACATCGTCGGCTACCAGTGCGCGGGCACGATAATCGAGGCGGGCGAGGGCGTCACCGAACGGCACGTCGGGCAGCGCGTGGTGATCACCGTGCCGTACGGCTCGCACGCCGAGAAGGTGATGGTCGGCGCCCGCGGCAGCTGGCTGGTGCCGGACGGCATGGACATCCGCACGGCGGCCTGCATTCCCATCCCCTTCGGCACGGCCGACGACTGCCTGTTCGAGTTCGGCCGCCTGCAGGCCGGCGAGTCGGTGCTGATCCAGGGCGGCGGCGGCGGTGTGGGCCTGGCCGCGATCCAGCTCGCCAAGCGCGCGGGCGCCACAGTGCTGGCCACGGCTTCCAGCGACGAGAAGCTGGAGCGCCTGCACGCGTTCGGCATGGACACCGGCATCAACTACCGCGAGCGCGAGCTGGTGCCGGCCGTGCAGGAGGCGACCGGTGGGCGCGGCGTCGATCTGGTCGTCGATCCGGTGGGCACGACCTTGCAGGGCAGCCTCGCCTGCCTCGCCTACCGCGGCCGCTGCATTACCGTGGGCAACATGGGCCGCTCCGACCGGCGGCTGGACGTGTCCAACCTGGCGCGCGGCAACCAGACGCTGACCGGCGTCTTCCTGGGCGCCGAGATGCAGGGCGAGCGCGTGCAGCAGCTGATCGCGCGGCACATCGCCGACGTGGCGGCGGGCAAGCTGGAGGTCGTGATCGACCGCACGTTTCCACTCTCAGCAGCGGCAGCGGCGCACGCCTACATCGAAAGCCGCAGCGCCTTCGGCCGTGTCTTACTGATTCCTTAA
- a CDS encoding nucleotidyltransferase domain-containing protein, protein MTNAASFVSARDAVIARLTAVANDDDRIAACWLQGSLADGTADALSDIDAYLSVPDEQFDAVFAARHTLVERLGEVLFFADGLIPGLHAVNAILAGPAKLDLFFERASLCAEVQRPALLLLVDKAGLAASLTSGWEPPLARVAGMVRTTFNGTRQGGLWPMRLLLRGQWAMFASVELRFINENLAMMMAVQHYPRLLFKNPFTMTRLLPPEQQATLEALSAAVMDGVVRRDLAALRDLHIRAYDLFVQEGKAALASLGLPYPGTEAGDAGQRAMYARQWPTDIPPK, encoded by the coding sequence ATGACGAACGCCGCTAGCTTTGTCAGCGCCAGGGACGCCGTGATCGCCCGCTTAACGGCCGTGGCGAACGACGACGATCGCATCGCCGCCTGCTGGCTCCAGGGCAGCCTCGCCGATGGCACAGCGGACGCCCTCTCCGATATCGACGCCTACCTTTCCGTGCCCGACGAGCAGTTCGACGCCGTCTTCGCGGCGCGGCACACCCTGGTGGAACGCCTGGGCGAGGTGCTGTTTTTCGCGGACGGTCTGATCCCGGGGCTGCATGCCGTCAACGCGATCCTCGCCGGTCCGGCGAAACTGGACCTGTTCTTCGAGCGTGCGAGCCTGTGCGCCGAAGTCCAGCGGCCCGCACTGCTGTTGCTCGTCGACAAGGCCGGCCTGGCCGCGTCGCTGACAAGCGGCTGGGAACCGCCCCTGGCGAGGGTTGCGGGCATGGTGCGCACCACCTTCAACGGCACGCGCCAGGGCGGGCTCTGGCCAATGCGATTGCTGTTGCGCGGGCAGTGGGCGATGTTCGCCAGCGTGGAGCTGCGCTTCATCAACGAAAACCTCGCCATGATGATGGCCGTGCAGCACTACCCGCGGCTGCTGTTCAAGAACCCGTTCACCATGACCCGGCTGCTGCCGCCAGAACAGCAGGCAACGCTCGAAGCGCTCAGCGCCGCCGTGATGGATGGCGTGGTGCGGCGCGACCTTGCGGCGCTGCGCGACCTGCACATCCGCGCCTATGACCTGTTTGTGCAAGAGGGCAAGGCCGCGCTCGCGTCGCTGGGGCTGCCCTATCCAGGAACCGAGGCCGGCGACGCCGGCCAGCGGGCGATGTATGCGCGCCAGTGGCCAACGGACATACCGCCGAAATGA
- a CDS encoding aminotransferase class I/II-fold pyridoxal phosphate-dependent enzyme: MEADASAAHFETLCAEIDEQPETVTRPLAPPIVTAAVFSVPTLETVDDLYEGRAAGHIYTRDGNPNQEAFAALVARLEGAEAGVAAATGMAAITAAILTGLQRGDRIVAGHELYGRTMAMLRGPLAALGVSTEFVDLCDSDAASRALASPAKLVFAESVSNPLLNIPDLPVLAELAHGAGARFVVDNTFATPYHCRPLAFGADAVLHSGTKYLGGHSDVTIGVLAADAAFVKAARATLVTFGATASPFDCWLTLRGIKTLALRMERASANAVQAARFLAEQRGVSRVAYPGLASHPQHERATCLLSGGFGAMAAFELKGGERAASAFVRGLRRIKLAPSLADVSTTISHPAKTSHRGYAPAEREAIGITPGLIRLSVGIEHADDIIADLAAGLAAVDAAG, encoded by the coding sequence GTGGAAGCTGACGCGAGCGCCGCACACTTCGAGACGCTCTGCGCCGAGATTGACGAGCAGCCCGAGACGGTGACGCGGCCGCTGGCGCCGCCGATCGTCACGGCCGCCGTCTTCTCCGTGCCCACACTGGAAACGGTGGACGACCTCTACGAGGGCCGCGCCGCCGGGCACATCTACACCCGCGACGGCAATCCGAACCAGGAGGCGTTCGCCGCCCTCGTCGCGCGGCTGGAAGGCGCGGAAGCGGGTGTGGCGGCCGCCACCGGCATGGCCGCGATCACGGCCGCGATCCTGACCGGCCTGCAGCGTGGCGACCGCATCGTCGCCGGCCATGAGCTGTACGGCCGCACGATGGCGATGCTGCGCGGCCCGCTGGCGGCGCTCGGCGTGAGCACGGAGTTCGTCGACCTCTGCGACAGCGACGCGGCGTCCCGCGCCCTGGCCTCGCCGGCGAAGCTGGTGTTCGCGGAGTCGGTCAGCAACCCGCTGCTCAACATCCCCGACCTGCCCGTGCTGGCGGAGCTGGCGCACGGCGCCGGGGCGCGCTTCGTCGTGGACAACACCTTCGCCACGCCCTATCACTGCCGGCCGCTGGCCTTCGGCGCCGACGCGGTGCTGCACAGCGGCACCAAGTACCTTGGCGGGCACAGCGACGTGACGATCGGTGTGCTGGCCGCTGATGCGGCCTTCGTCAAAGCGGCGCGCGCCACGCTCGTCACGTTCGGCGCCACGGCCAGTCCCTTTGACTGCTGGCTGACGCTGCGCGGCATCAAGACGCTGGCGCTGCGCATGGAGCGGGCCTCGGCCAACGCCGTGCAGGCGGCGCGGTTTCTTGCTGAGCAGCGCGGCGTGTCGCGCGTCGCCTATCCCGGCCTGGCAAGCCACCCGCAGCACGAGCGGGCGACGTGTCTGCTGAGCGGCGGCTTCGGCGCAATGGCCGCCTTCGAGCTGAAGGGCGGTGAGCGGGCGGCCTCGGCCTTCGTGCGCGGGCTGCGCCGCATCAAGCTGGCGCCCAGCCTGGCCGATGTGAGCACGACGATCTCACATCCCGCCAAGACCTCGCACCGCGGCTATGCGCCGGCGGAACGCGAGGCGATCGGCATCACGCCGGGGCTGATCCGCCTCTCGGTCGGCATCGAGCACGCGGACGACATCATCGCCGATCTGGCCGCCGGGCTCGCGGCCGTCGACGCGGCGGGCTGA
- a CDS encoding MaoC/PaaZ C-terminal domain-containing protein: MQRYFEDFRVGEVFRAPSKTLTDAHFLFFSGLTGDSHPIHYDVEYAKGTRFGRPLAHGLLLVAMTALGAGELSQSFEASIVAFVEQSSRFLGPAFIGDTLQPELEVAALEPRTTTGLVTFSSRLTNQRGETILEGRHKYIVRKRGAKGGDGASGS, encoded by the coding sequence ATGCAGCGCTACTTCGAGGACTTCCGCGTGGGCGAGGTCTTCCGTGCGCCCTCGAAGACGCTGACCGACGCGCACTTCCTCTTCTTCTCCGGCCTCACCGGCGACAGCCATCCGATTCACTACGACGTCGAGTACGCGAAGGGCACGCGCTTCGGCCGGCCGCTGGCGCACGGCCTGCTGCTCGTGGCGATGACGGCGCTGGGGGCGGGCGAGCTGTCGCAGTCGTTCGAAGCCTCGATCGTCGCCTTCGTTGAGCAGTCATCGCGCTTCCTCGGCCCGGCCTTCATCGGCGACACGCTGCAGCCGGAGCTGGAGGTCGCCGCGCTGGAGCCGCGCACCACCACCGGGCTGGTCACCTTCAGCAGCCGGCTCACCAACCAGCGCGGCGAGACGATCCTCGAAGGCCGGCACAAGTACATCGTGCGCAAGCGCGGCGCGAAAGGTGGCGATGGAGCGAGTGGAAGCTGA
- a CDS encoding ABC transporter permease → MAAGEQVRTRGGAGGAPALAIFQASLRALLTGRRWIVVAVLDAIFVLLAVLLATQTDAASHQLHLVELFHRLGLPALLPFVALLFSTEALGAEVEDRTLIYLTLRPLSSVSIVVAKFAAAFVITLAATWLPLLISFVLLGLNDTPAGQLPALLLAGAIGSAGYCAVFLLLGLLLRRALLIGAIYILTWEGAIAALSTSAAHLSVRFYTFGVYAGILRRDEFLNGEPYPAPAGAFIFLLLVVLGALWWTARRLRRTELK, encoded by the coding sequence ATGGCGGCAGGCGAGCAGGTACGAACACGCGGCGGCGCGGGCGGCGCGCCGGCGCTGGCGATCTTTCAGGCGAGCCTGCGGGCGCTGCTTACCGGGCGGCGCTGGATCGTGGTCGCGGTGCTCGACGCGATCTTCGTGCTGCTCGCCGTCCTGCTCGCCACGCAGACCGATGCGGCGTCGCACCAGCTACACCTGGTTGAGCTGTTTCACCGCCTCGGCCTGCCGGCGCTGCTGCCCTTCGTCGCCCTGCTGTTCAGCACCGAGGCGCTGGGCGCGGAGGTGGAGGACCGCACGCTCATTTACCTCACCTTGCGGCCACTCTCGTCCGTCTCGATCGTCGTGGCCAAGTTCGCCGCGGCCTTCGTAATCACGCTGGCGGCGACCTGGCTGCCCTTGCTGATCAGCTTCGTGCTGCTCGGCCTAAACGACACGCCCGCCGGGCAACTGCCGGCGCTGCTGCTGGCCGGCGCGATCGGCAGCGCGGGCTACTGCGCCGTCTTCCTGCTGCTCGGCCTGCTGCTGCGTCGCGCCTTGCTGATCGGCGCGATCTACATCCTCACCTGGGAGGGCGCGATCGCCGCGCTCTCGACCTCGGCCGCGCACCTGAGCGTGCGCTTTTACACCTTTGGCGTCTACGCCGGCATCCTGCGCCGCGACGAGTTTTTGAACGGCGAACCGTATCCGGCGCCCGCCGGAGCCTTCATCTTCCTGCTGCTGGTGGTGCTCGGCGCGCTCTGGTGGACGGCGCGGCGCCTGCGCCGCACAGAGCTGAAGTAG
- a CDS encoding MFS transporter, protein MLSRLKRLDYKWLVAIVFMFGLFMDILDSTAVNVAIPRLQADFHNAPLSTVEWTVTGYLLSLALFIPGAGFLSDRFGTKRTFLAAMAIFVAGSALCGQARSIQELIVFRFVQGAGGGMMTPVSTAILSREFPGEERAKASALISVPVIFAPILGP, encoded by the coding sequence ATGCTCTCCCGGCTGAAGCGGCTCGACTACAAGTGGCTCGTGGCGATCGTCTTCATGTTCGGGCTGTTCATGGACATCCTGGACAGCACCGCGGTCAACGTCGCCATCCCCCGCCTGCAGGCCGACTTCCACAATGCGCCGCTCTCAACCGTCGAGTGGACGGTGACGGGCTACCTGCTCAGCCTGGCGCTGTTCATCCCCGGCGCGGGCTTTCTCTCCGACCGCTTCGGCACCAAGCGCACCTTTCTCGCGGCGATGGCGATCTTCGTCGCCGGCTCGGCGCTGTGCGGGCAAGCGCGCAGCATTCAGGAGCTGATCGTCTTCCGCTTCGTGCAAGGGGCGGGCGGCGGCATGATGACGCCGGTGAGCACGGCGATCCTCTCGCGCGAGTTTCCCGGCGAGGAGCGGGCCAAGGCCTCGGCGCTGATCTCGGTGCCCGTGATCTTCGCGCCGATCCTCGGGCCG
- a CDS encoding cobalamin-independent methionine synthase II family protein: MQRSSARILTSHAGSLPRPPALQPLLLARDEERPYDAGAFEREVRGAVSAVVKRQIESGIDIVNDGEESKRNFTTYARERLSGWEGRERQEGAPLAMIYGRDLADFPEYFAGRGNMAGREAVCTGPLRYTGQAAIQADIDRFKAALAGASVTEAFLPAVAPGTIEHWLRNEYYPSDEAYLEAIANAMHEEYAAIVGAGFILQIDDPDLPDGWQINAGMDVPEYRRFAALRIEALNHALRDLPPERVRFHMCWGSYHGPHKYDIPLKEIVDLVLNVRAEAYSIEASNPCHEHEWQVWEDVKLPAGKILMPGVVGHASDFIEHPDLIAQRLGRYARAVGRENVIAGTDCGLGPRVGHPEICWAKFAALAEGARLATKQLWQPAAARG; the protein is encoded by the coding sequence ATGCAACGCAGCAGCGCACGGATTCTGACCAGCCACGCGGGCAGCCTGCCGCGGCCGCCCGCCTTGCAGCCGCTGCTGCTGGCGCGCGACGAGGAACGGCCCTACGACGCGGGGGCGTTCGAGCGCGAGGTGCGCGGCGCCGTCTCGGCCGTGGTGAAGCGGCAGATCGAGTCCGGCATCGATATCGTCAACGACGGCGAGGAGTCGAAGCGCAATTTCACGACCTACGCGCGCGAACGCCTCTCCGGCTGGGAGGGGCGGGAGCGGCAGGAGGGCGCGCCGCTGGCGATGATCTACGGCCGCGACCTGGCTGACTTCCCCGAGTACTTCGCCGGCCGCGGCAACATGGCCGGCCGCGAAGCGGTCTGCACCGGGCCGCTGCGCTACACCGGCCAGGCGGCGATCCAGGCCGACATCGACCGCTTCAAGGCCGCGCTGGCCGGCGCCTCGGTGACGGAGGCCTTCCTGCCGGCCGTCGCGCCGGGCACGATCGAGCACTGGCTGCGCAACGAGTACTATCCCAGCGACGAGGCGTACCTGGAAGCGATCGCCAACGCGATGCACGAGGAGTACGCCGCGATCGTCGGCGCCGGCTTCATCCTCCAGATCGACGACCCCGACCTGCCGGACGGCTGGCAGATCAACGCCGGCATGGACGTGCCCGAGTACCGCCGCTTCGCCGCGCTGCGCATTGAGGCGCTAAACCACGCGCTGCGCGACCTGCCGCCGGAGCGCGTGCGCTTCCACATGTGCTGGGGCAGCTATCACGGGCCGCACAAGTACGACATTCCGCTCAAAGAGATCGTGGATCTGGTGCTGAACGTGCGCGCCGAGGCCTACTCGATCGAGGCCTCGAACCCCTGCCACGAGCACGAGTGGCAGGTCTGGGAGGACGTGAAGCTGCCGGCGGGCAAGATCCTCATGCCCGGCGTCGTCGGTCATGCGAGTGACTTCATCGAGCACCCGGACCTGATCGCCCAGCGCCTGGGCCGCTACGCCCGCGCGGTGGGGCGCGAGAACGTGATCGCCGGCACCGACTGCGGCCTCGGTCCGCGCGTGGGCCATCCGGAGATCTGCTGGGCCAAATTCGCGGCGCTGGCGGAGGGCGCCCGGCTGGCGACGAAGCAACTCTGGCAGCCGGCCGCGGCGAGGGGATGA
- a CDS encoding VOC family protein, with product MGFEVEEIDHIAIAVSDLDAAVQAATTLLGAKLLWRHPPKERAINDGAVLDLGGMLIVLEHPLGERGIFAEFLRRRGPGIHHVGVSVTNLDAAMEDAEKCGARLVNPSLDNAVRREVLVHPKSGLGVLWQMIEWNPQIRPDRQRRRNALRDGEFVVPGLTG from the coding sequence ATGGGCTTCGAAGTCGAGGAGATCGACCATATCGCCATCGCCGTGTCGGACCTGGATGCGGCGGTGCAGGCGGCGACCACGCTGCTGGGCGCAAAGCTGCTCTGGCGCCACCCACCGAAAGAACGCGCGATCAACGACGGCGCCGTGCTGGATCTGGGCGGCATGCTGATCGTGCTCGAGCATCCGTTGGGCGAGCGCGGCATCTTCGCGGAGTTTCTGCGCCGCCGCGGGCCGGGCATCCATCACGTCGGCGTCTCGGTGACGAACCTGGATGCGGCGATGGAGGATGCGGAGAAGTGCGGGGCGCGGCTGGTCAACCCATCGCTCGACAACGCCGTGCGGCGCGAGGTGCTGGTGCACCCGAAGTCGGGGCTGGGCGTGCTCTGGCAGATGATCGAGTGGAACCCGCAGATCCGCCCCGACCGCCAGCGCCGCCGCAACGCCCTGCGCGACGGCGAGTTCGTGGTGCCGGGGCTGACGGGGTAG
- a CDS encoding ABC transporter ATP-binding protein, producing MTQTELVPATSATADAPPVPDGATIVLRGVSKWYGDKVALSDISFAIGPGVTALLGPNGAGKSTTLKLLTGQLRPSRGVVRVLSEPVVDNPALYRRIGLVPEQESLYPQMTARGFIEFAARLYRLPDPAAAAERALKLVALLDAADRNLGEFSKGMRQRVKVAQALVHEPEVLVLDEPLSGADPRQRVELMGVFDQMAATGATVLISSHVLSEVERMGSNVLVLVDGKLAAEGDFRQIRELMNDRPRRLRVLCERPRLVAAALVQLPGIVELRLQDGGLEVETNDARAFAVAVPRLARDAGARLTGVEGLDEGLESVFRYLVE from the coding sequence ATGACGCAAACGGAGCTGGTTCCCGCGACCTCAGCGACCGCCGATGCGCCGCCCGTGCCGGACGGCGCCACGATCGTGCTGCGCGGCGTGAGCAAGTGGTACGGCGACAAGGTTGCGCTTTCCGACATCAGCTTCGCGATCGGCCCCGGCGTCACGGCGCTGCTGGGGCCGAACGGCGCCGGCAAGTCCACCACGCTCAAGCTGCTGACCGGCCAGTTGCGCCCCAGCCGCGGCGTTGTGCGCGTGCTGAGCGAGCCGGTGGTGGACAATCCCGCGCTCTACCGCCGCATCGGCCTGGTGCCGGAGCAGGAGAGCCTCTACCCACAGATGACGGCGCGCGGCTTCATCGAATTTGCCGCGCGGCTCTACCGGTTGCCGGACCCGGCCGCGGCTGCCGAGCGGGCGCTGAAGCTCGTGGCGCTGCTGGACGCCGCCGACCGCAACCTCGGCGAATTCAGCAAGGGGATGCGCCAGCGGGTGAAGGTCGCGCAGGCGCTGGTGCACGAGCCCGAAGTGCTGGTGCTGGACGAGCCGCTCTCCGGCGCCGACCCGCGCCAGCGCGTGGAGTTGATGGGTGTCTTCGACCAGATGGCCGCCACCGGCGCCACCGTGCTGATCTCCTCGCACGTGCTCAGCGAAGTCGAGCGCATGGGCAGCAACGTGCTGGTGCTGGTGGACGGCAAACTCGCCGCCGAGGGCGACTTCCGCCAGATCCGCGAGCTGATGAACGACCGTCCCCGCCGCCTGCGTGTGCTCTGCGAGCGGCCGCGTCTCGTGGCGGCGGCGCTGGTGCAGTTGCCCGGCATCGTCGAGCTGCGGCTGCAGGACGGCGGGCTTGAAGTCGAGACGAACGACGCCCGCGCCTTCGCCGTGGCCGTGCCGCGGCTGGCGCGCGACGCCGGCGCCCGGCTGACCGGCGTCGAGGGGCTGGACGAGGGGCTGGAGAGCGTCTTCCGCTACCTGGTGGAGTGA